Sequence from the Streptosporangium brasiliense genome:
GGTCGTCGGCGTCGTGGTGCTGCTCAGCGCGCTGCTGCTGCTCCTGGCGTTCCGGTCGCCGGTGGTCGCGATCAAGGCCGCGCTGATGAACCTGGTCTCGCTCGGCGCCGCGTTCGGCGCGCTCTCGCTGGTCTTCTCCCTCGGCCTGGGCAGCGGCCTGGTCGGCATGGACCCACCGGTCGGCGTGGACGACTCCTACCTGGCCACGCTGTTCTTCTCGGTGCCGATCGACAGCTACATCCCCCTGATGCTGTTCGCGGTGCTGTTCGGCCTGTCGATGGACTACGAGGTCTTCCTGCTCACCGCGGTACGGCAGGCGTATCTGAGGCACGGCGACAACCGCAGGGCGGTGGCCGAGGGCCTGGGCACCACCGGCCGGGTCATCACCTCCGCCGCCCTGATCATGGTCGCCGTCTTCGTCGCCTTCATCGCCTATCCCGACCCGATGGTCAAGATCTTCGGTGTCGGCCTGGCGGTGGCGGTCGCGGTGGACGCCACCATCATCCGCGGCTTCCTGGTCCCCGCCACCATGGTTCTGCTCGGCAGGTTCAACTGGTGGTGCCCCGGGTGGCTGGACCGGATCCTGCCCAACCTCTCCGTCGAGGGGCACGAGGAGGAGGAGCCCGCCGACGGCCCGCGCAAGGAGCTCGTCGGCGCCGGCCACGGCTGAGCGTCAGTCGAAGACGATGACGCTGCGGGCCACCGTCCCCTCGCGGACGTGGCGGATCGCCTCGTTGACCTCCTCCAGCGGCACCCGTTCGCTGACCAGGCGGTCGAGGTCGAGCCGGCCGCGCATGTACTGCTCGGCGAGCATGGGCAGGTCGCGGAGCGGGGCCGCGTCGCCGCCCTGGGTGCCCATCAGCCGCCGGGAGGCGAACAGCAGGCCGGGCTCGATGGTGAGCGGCCGGCCCTGGGGCGGGCTGCCGACCATCACGGTCGTGCCGCCGGGCTGGGTGGCGGCGAAGGCGCTGCCGAGCACCTCGGGCACGCCGGTGACGTCGAAGGCGTAGTCCACGCCACCCTTGACGATCTCACCCACCTGCCGGGGCAGGTCGGTGGAGAGGATCGCGTGGGTGGCGCCGAACTCCTCGGCCAGCTTCAGCTTGGACTCGGCCACGTCGGCGGCGATGATGGTCGTGGCCCCGGCCAGCGCGGCGCCCTGGACCACGTTCAGCCCGACGCCGCCGCAGCCGACCACCAGCACGCTGGAGCCCGGCCGCACCCTGGCCACGTTGAGCACCGCGCCGACGCCGGTGATCACCCCGCAGGCCAGCAGGCACATGGTGTCGGACGGCGCACTCTCGGCGATCTTCACGCACATCGGCTCGTTGACCACGGCGTACTCGGCGAACGAGCCGATGCCGATCATCGTCCGTGCGTCGTGGCCGTCCACGCTGATCCGGGTGGTGCCGTCGCGCATCGTGCCCATGATGGCGGCCGTCCGGGCCGGCCCGCCGCACAGGTGGAAGCGGCCCGCGCCGCAGTTGCGGCAGCGCCCGCAGGCCCCGTTCATCGCGATGATCACATGATCGCCCGGTCTGACGCCGGTCACGCCGGCGCCGACGCTCTCCACGGTCCCCGCGCTCTCGTGGCCGAGGACGAACGGGAGCCGCCGCACCACCGGGCTCTTGCCGTCCAGTGCCTTGATGTCCGACCCGCACACCCCGGACGCCCTGATCCTGACGCGGACCTCGCCCGGCCCGGGATCGGCGATCTCGACCTCGCGGACCTCCAGCGCCGCCCCGAACTCGGTGAGCACGGCCGCGCGCATCAACATCAGTCCGCTCCCGTCGCCGAAGACCTGTGCGCTCCGCACGCTAGCCCGGACCAGGATCATAAGCAAACATTTGCTTGGTTCAATTGGCGTCGCAACTGCCGGGCGCCGCTCCATTGACACCCCGGAAGCGCCAAATCTACGCTGACGAAACCAAGCGAGCGCTAGGCCAAATTAGGTCTGCGGCCGCGTGGCACGGCAGGGGGTGTTCCATGAGACGGCAGGCAGTGCGACTCATCGGCCTGGTGACCGCGGCGGCGCTCACCGCCGCCGGCTGCGCGGCCGGGCAGCGGACCGCCGGCGGCGCCTCCGGCGCGGCGGGGGCGGCCGGGGTGACCGACACGACGATCACGGTGGGCGGCGTGCTCACCAAGACCAGCGCGAGCGGCTACTCCACCAAGGACGCCGAGATCGGGGCCAGGGCCCGGTTCCAGCGGGCGAACGAGGCCGGCGGCGTGCACGGCCGCAGGATCGAGTTCGTCGGGGCCGAGGACGACGGCCAGGACGCCGCCAAGGGAGACGCGGCGGCCAAGAAACTGGTCCAGCGGGACAAGGTCTTCGCGCTGGTGCCGGTCCACGCGCCCAACTTCGGTGGCGCGACCTTCCTGGAGCAGCAGGGCGTGCCGTGGTTCGGCTGGGCGACGGGGCCGCAGTGGTGCGGCACGCGGACCGGCTTCGGCTACAACGGCTGCCTCGCCCCCAAGCAGGGCGCGGGCTCGCAGACCTGGTGGGGCAGCCAGATGGCCGAGCTGATCGGCGGGTCCGCGGGCAAGACCGTCTACATCCAGACGACCGACTCGAGCGGCAGCAAATACGGCGGCCGGACCATCGCCCAGTCCTTCCAGGCGGCGGGCTTCACGCTGGCCGGCCTCAACTCCGGCCTGCCCGCCGCCGCCCCGCCGCCGGACTGGCTGCCCTACGTCAACAAGATCATGACTTCGGCCGGCGGCGGGCCGCCGGACCTGGTGGTGTCGATCATCGCCGGCACCAAGTTCAACACCGGCCTGTACGCCGCGTTGAAGAAGGCCGGATACCGGGGCCTGCTGTCCGACGCGACCAGCTACGACGCCGCCATCCTCAAGGACCCGGCCACCGCCCAGGCGCTCGAAGGCGTGATCGCGGCCCCCATGTTCGAACCCTTCGAATCCCAGGCCCCGGAGATCGCCCAGCTCAAGGCGGACGTGGAGAAGGCGGCGCCGGGGACCGCGCTGACCCAGCACCTGGCCATCGGCTACTGGGCCGCCGACATCTTCCTCAAGGTGCTCGAACAGACCGGCAGAGACCTGACCAGGGAGAGGTTCCTGGCCACCGCCAACGGCTCGTTCACCTACGAGAACGCTGGGTTCGGCAGGATCCGCTACCCCAAGGACCACACCGAGCCCAACGGCTGCGGCGCCCTGGTCAAGCTTGAGGGCGGCGCCTTCAAGGTCGCCAGGAACATGAAGTGCTTCGACAACGTGCCGCTGAAATAGCGGCCAGGACTTGCCGCCCGCGAGTCTGGCGGGCCGCGCGGGCGGCGGGGCGGGGCGGGCCGGGGCGTCCGCAGGGACATCCCGGCCGCCCAGGCCGGCCCCGTCGCGGGAGACGTACGCGGGCGGTGTCGCCGGCCCCGCGGTAGGGGGCGAGGCGCCGCCTCTGCGGTAGGAGGCGAGGTCGAGGTGCGACCCCTGCGGTAGGAGGCGAGGTACCGGCCTCGCCGCGAGAAGGCGGTCGCCAGGCAAGGCAGTGACCAGGCAAGGCAGCGATCAGGCAAGGCAGCGATCAGGCAAGGCAGCGATCAGGCAAGGCAGTGACCAGGCGCGAAACCCCGGGGTGAAGGCCCTTATGTCGGAGCTTTTCGGTTATATCGTCAGCGGCCTCGTCACCGGTGCCGTGTTCGCGGTCATGGCCTCCGGGCTGACCCTGTCCTACTCGGCCACGGGCGTGTTCAACTTCGCGCACGGCGCCGTCGGCTTCCTGGCCGCCCTGTTGTTCTTCGAGCTCAACGCCGGCTTGGGGCTGGCGGCCTGGCAGGCCGGGCTGGTCGCGGTGGGACTCTTCTCACCGCTGCTCGGATACGTGCTGCACCGGGCCATGTTCCGCGGCCTGGCGCAGGCGGGGGAGACCGCGCAGATCGTCGGGACCATCGGCCTGACCATCGCGCTGCCCGCCCTCGGGCTGTGGACCGTGGACCTGGTCGCCGAACCGTTCGGGCTGCCGCGGGCCGACGCCACCTCCCTGCCGCGCGGCCTCGGCCCCTACCCCGCGGTCCCCTTCACCTTCGGCGGCGTCCACCTCGACTCCGACCAGCTCATCACCTTCGGCTTCGCGGCGCTGGCCGCCGCGGGGCTGTGGGCCTTCATGCGGCACACGCCGTACGGCCTGCGGATGCGTGCCTCGGTGGACCGCCGCAGGCTGGCCACCCTGCGCGGGATCGACGCCGACGCCTCCTCCGCCGTGGCCTGGATGCTCGGCTCGGCGCTCGCCGGGCTCGCCGGGGTGCTGGCCGTCTCCACCCTCGGCCTGGACTCCACGGCGTTCACCGTGATGCTGTCGGTCTCGGCGACGGCCGCGGTGTTCGGCCGGCTGCGGTCGATCCCGTGGACGTTCGCGGCCGGTCTGGGCCTCGGCGTGGTGCAGAACCTGGTCGCCGGATACGCCGACTTCGCCGAGGACGTCACCGGGCTGCGCACGGCGGTCCCGGTGATCCTGCTGTTCGCGGGGCTGATCCTGCTCAACCGGTCCAGGGACCGGGTCGCCGGATCGGCCGCCGAGGACGCGCCGCCGCCCGACTACCTGGCCGACCTGCCGCCGTGGCGGCGGCGCCTGCCGTGGGCGCTGGGCCTGGCGGCCCTGCTCGGGTGGACTCTCACACGCTCCGCCGACGACTTCCATGTGAGCGTGGTGGCCCAGGGACTGGTCCTCGCGCTGATCTTCTGCTCGTTCGTGGTCGTCACCGGCATCGGCGGCATGGTCAACCTGGCGCAGGCGTCCTTCGCCTCGATGGCCGCCCTCACCTGTGGCTGGGCGTTCTCCTCCGGCCTGCCGTTCCCGGTGGCGATCCTGCTGGGCGTGCTGGGGGCGACCGCGGTGGGCGTCCTCGTCGCGCTGCCCGCGCTGCGGCTGGGCGGGCGGATCCTCACTCTGGCGACGCTCGCCCTGGCCCTCCTCGCCGACCAGGTGCTGTTCCAGATCGACGCGTTCAGCAACGGCACGATCGGCTGGCCGCTGCCGGCGATCGGCCTGGGGTTCGCCGACACCACCGACCCCCGGGTCCGGGTCGTGCTGCTGCTGGTCCTGATCGGCCTGGTCGGCCTGCTGGTGCGCAACCTGGAGCGCTCGGCCTCCGGCCGGGCCGTCCTGGCCGTCCGCTCGGCCCCCGCCGCCGCGACCACCTCGGGCATCTCGGCCCCCCGCGCCAAGATCATGCTGTTCGCGCTGGCGTCCGGGATCGCCGGGCTGGGCGGCGTGCTGTTCGCGATCTCCAAGGGCTCCATCACCGCCACCGACCTGCCCGCCTCCGCCGGCTTCGTCTGGCTGGCCGTGGTGGTCCTGCAAGGCGTCCGGCGGATCGGCGGCGCCGTACTCGGCGGGCTGATCGCCGCGGTCTTCCCCGAGCTGCTGGCCGGATGGGACGTCTCCGCCCACGTCGGCGCCATCCTCTTCGGCGTCGGCGGGATGGTCCTGGCCAAGCACCCCGACGGGGTGCTCGCCCAGCTGGCCGAGAGCCGCCACCGGCGGCGGGTGGCCAGGCGGCGGCTGGACGGCGCGGCCGCCGTCCAGCGCGAGGCGCCGGCGGTCACAGGGGAGGAGACATCGGTGGGCGGGGCACGGCCCGCGGGGGAGGGAACGTCCGAGAGCGGGGCGCGGGCGGCGGCTCCGCACCTGGGGGAGGCCCGAGCGGTGGGGCGCCACCCGGCGGAGGCCCTGGTGGCGGGCCCGCGTCCGGAGGAGGGCCTGATCGCGGGGCCCCGTCCGGCGGAGGGTCGGGCCGGGCCGGAGGCGCTGTTCCGGCTGGAGAACGTGGTGGCGGGATACGGCGACGTCATGGTGCTGCGGGGCGTGGACCTCGCCGTCCGGCCGGGCGAGGTGGTGGCGCTGCTCGGGGCGAACGGCGCGGGCAAGTCCACGACCTGCGCGGTGGCCGCCGGCGACCTGCCGGTGACGGCCGGGCGGGTGATCCTGGACGGGGTGGACGTCACCTCCTGGCCCGCGCACCGCCGGGCGAGGGCGGGCGTGCTGCTCGCCCCGGAGGGGCGCGGGGTGTTCCCGGGACTGACCGTGGACGAGAACCTGCGCACCTGGCTCGCCGACCCCGCTCCCGTCTACGGGCGGTTGCCCCAGCTCGCCCGCCGCCGGGGCATCGCGGCCGGGGCGCTGTCGGGCGGTGAGCAGCAGCTGCTCACCCTCGCCCCGGCGCTGGTCAGGCCGCCCCGGGTGCTGATCGCCGACGAGCCGTCGCTCGGCCTGGCGCCGCTCGTCGTGGAGCAGGTGTTCGAGGTCTTCGCCGAGCTCCGGGAGCGCGGCGTCGCGCTGCTCCTGGTGGAGGAGAAGGCCACCTCGGCCCTGGAACTCGCCGACACGGTCGTCTTCATGCGCCTGGGCAGGGCCATCTGGACCGGCCCCCGCGCCGAGGTGGACGGCGCCCGCCTCACCGCCGCCTACCTGGGGGTCGCGTGAGAGGGAGAAGTCGGCGCGGTGGGGTGAGCGGGCCGGCCACGGGTTACCCGGGGCCGGGTGAGCGGGCGTGGAGGGCCACCGGGGCCCGGTGGTCGCGGCCGGGCGTGACGGGCGAGCGGCCCGCGTTGCGGGTGAGGGCGGTGGGGGAGCGATGAGCACAGCGTTGACCGTCGAGGCCGTGTCGGTGTCCTTCGGAGGCGTCCGGGCGCTCACCGACGTCTCCTTCGAGGTGCCGCGGGGGCAGGTCTGCGGGGTGATCGGGCCCAACGGCGCGGGCAAGACCACGCTGTTCGACGTGATCTCCGGCCTCCGCCGGCCGACCTCGGGCTCGGTGTCGGTGGCGGGCCGCGACACCACGGGCGTTCCGGCGGTACGGCGGGCACGCGGAGGGCTGCGCCGTACCTTCCAGCGCACCCAGGTGTTCGGCCGGTTGACCGTCGCCGACAACGTGCTGGCCGCGATGGAGTGGCGGGGCGGAGGCGGGGGTCTCCTGGCCGACCTGACCGGCCTGCGGACCCGCCGGAGCCTGGAGCGGGAACGCGGGCGGCGGGTGGACGAGGTGCTCGCCCTGTGCGGGCTGACCGAGCTGCGCGACGCCTACGCGGCGGCCCTCCCCGTCGGCCGGCGGCGTCTCGTCGAGCTGGCCCGCGCCCTCGCCGACAGCCCCTCGCTGCTCCTGCTCGACGAACCCACCTCCGGCCTGGACGCCGACCAGACCGGCCGTCTCAAGGAGATCATCGGAGCGCTGGACACCACGGTCCTGCTGGTCGAACACGACATGGGGTTCGTCATGAACACCTGCGACCGCCTCGTCGTCCTCGATCTCGGCAAGGTCATCGCCTCGGGCACCCCCGCCGAGATCGGTGACGACCCCGTGGTCCGCGCCGCCTATCTCGGCTGACCGGCCAGAGCCGCGCTCCGGGTCGGTGCCGCGCTCCGGTTGCTGACGTGCGTTCTGCTGATTTCGAGGAGCGGTATCCCACCGGACGGCCTCATCGGCGCCTTATTTATCATCGGGCGCATATGCGTCCCGATTTCGCATTGAATCCCGACAACAAGTGCGAAGCGTGCGAAGAGTCGGCGAAGGTTTTGTTTCCATGGCATTTATTTGCTTTCCCTCAACTATGTCAACGGGCACTCTCCGGTGCTTTGAAGGTACATTCTGACTAATCGCCATCGTGGCGGTGCGACCGATCGATATTTCCTGCCACTAGGAACTTCAGGGGAAATTAAGTGCTTCATCGCCGAAATAGATTGTCATCAATTCCTATTTCCGGAAAGCGTATGGGGGCCCTGGCCGTGGCGGCCGTCGCCGGTGTCCTCGTAGTCTCGTCGAATCAGGCTCCGGCCGATGCCGCCGCCGAGCGCGCGGAAGCGATCGCCCCTCCGTTCGGGATCGGCGGCGCCGACGGGGTGCCCCTAAAGCCCGCCGCGCCTCGCGTCGTGCCTCGTGTCGTGAAGCAGCCCGTGGGCCCGGGCCATCAGTGCGGATGCCGGAGAAGGCACTGCACCTCGTGCTGCAAGGAGCGGTGTTCCTCCTGCCGCTCCGACAGCAAGTGCAACCTGAACATCCAGAACAACAACAACAATCCCGGCCGCCGTCACGACTCCTCGAAGTCGTGCTCCTCCAGCGTCAAGCGGGCCGACGATTCCGCTGGTCCCAAGCGTTCTGCCGGTCCCACTGTCCTTATGGGCCCTGCTGGTCCTGCGGGTCCTGCGGGCCCTGCCGGTCCTGCCGGTCCTGCGGGTCCTGCTGGTCCTATGGGGCCTGCTGGTCCCATCGGTCCTGCCGGTCCTGCTGGTCCCGCCGGGCCTATGGGGCCTGCAGGCGCGGTCGGTCCGGCGGGTCCTGAGGGCCCCGCAGGTCCTGAGGGCCCGGCCGGTCCTCAGGGTCCGGCCGGACCGATGGGACCGGTCGGCGCTGCGGGACCGGTCGGCCCTGAGGGCCCTGCGGGTCCCACTGGTCCTGAGGGCCCTGCCGGTCCTGTGGGTGCCGCTGGTCCCGCTGGCCCTGAAGGCCCCGCCGGTCCTGAGGGTCCTGCGGGTCCGGAAGGCCCCGCCGGTCCGGAAGGCCCCGCCGGTCCGGAGGGCCTCGCTGGTCCCGCTGGTCCTGAGGGTCCTGCCGGCCCTGAGGGTGCCGCCGGTCCTGAGGGCCCTGCCGGCCCTGCTGGTCCTGAGGGCCCTGCTGGTCCTGAGGGCCCTGCTGGTCCTGCCGGTCCTGAGGGTCCTGCCGGCCCGACCGGGCTGACCAGTTCGGTCAGTTCCAGCGGGCCCGAATGCGCCGTCGGCTCCGTCGGGATCCTGGACCTCGGCGGACGTGAATGTTCCATCGGTTCCGTCGGCCTGATCAGTCTCGGCGGACGTGGATGTTCCGTCGGTTCCGTCGGCCTGGTCGGTCTCACCGGGCGTGAATGTTCCGTCGGCGTCGTCGGGCTCGCCGGCTCCGCCGAGAAGTTCGGCGCGTTCGGCCTCGGTGGCTGCGCGCGCCACGTGTCCCTGCTGAGCAGGTGGAGCGCGCTGACCGACCGGTACAGCCTGTGCTGCCACTGCTAGGGACCCTGCCGGCCCGCCGGCCGGGCCGGCCC
This genomic interval carries:
- a CDS encoding ABC transporter permease subunit, which translates into the protein MSELFGYIVSGLVTGAVFAVMASGLTLSYSATGVFNFAHGAVGFLAALLFFELNAGLGLAAWQAGLVAVGLFSPLLGYVLHRAMFRGLAQAGETAQIVGTIGLTIALPALGLWTVDLVAEPFGLPRADATSLPRGLGPYPAVPFTFGGVHLDSDQLITFGFAALAAAGLWAFMRHTPYGLRMRASVDRRRLATLRGIDADASSAVAWMLGSALAGLAGVLAVSTLGLDSTAFTVMLSVSATAAVFGRLRSIPWTFAAGLGLGVVQNLVAGYADFAEDVTGLRTAVPVILLFAGLILLNRSRDRVAGSAAEDAPPPDYLADLPPWRRRLPWALGLAALLGWTLTRSADDFHVSVVAQGLVLALIFCSFVVVTGIGGMVNLAQASFASMAALTCGWAFSSGLPFPVAILLGVLGATAVGVLVALPALRLGGRILTLATLALALLADQVLFQIDAFSNGTIGWPLPAIGLGFADTTDPRVRVVLLLVLIGLVGLLVRNLERSASGRAVLAVRSAPAAATTSGISAPRAKIMLFALASGIAGLGGVLFAISKGSITATDLPASAGFVWLAVVVLQGVRRIGGAVLGGLIAAVFPELLAGWDVSAHVGAILFGVGGMVLAKHPDGVLAQLAESRHRRRVARRRLDGAAAVQREAPAVTGEETSVGGARPAGEGTSESGARAAAPHLGEARAVGRHPAEALVAGPRPEEGLIAGPRPAEGRAGPEALFRLENVVAGYGDVMVLRGVDLAVRPGEVVALLGANGAGKSTTCAVAAGDLPVTAGRVILDGVDVTSWPAHRRARAGVLLAPEGRGVFPGLTVDENLRTWLADPAPVYGRLPQLARRRGIAAGALSGGEQQLLTLAPALVRPPRVLIADEPSLGLAPLVVEQVFEVFAELRERGVALLLVEEKATSALELADTVVFMRLGRAIWTGPRAEVDGARLTAAYLGVA
- a CDS encoding ABC transporter substrate-binding protein, giving the protein MRRQAVRLIGLVTAAALTAAGCAAGQRTAGGASGAAGAAGVTDTTITVGGVLTKTSASGYSTKDAEIGARARFQRANEAGGVHGRRIEFVGAEDDGQDAAKGDAAAKKLVQRDKVFALVPVHAPNFGGATFLEQQGVPWFGWATGPQWCGTRTGFGYNGCLAPKQGAGSQTWWGSQMAELIGGSAGKTVYIQTTDSSGSKYGGRTIAQSFQAAGFTLAGLNSGLPAAAPPPDWLPYVNKIMTSAGGGPPDLVVSIIAGTKFNTGLYAALKKAGYRGLLSDATSYDAAILKDPATAQALEGVIAAPMFEPFESQAPEIAQLKADVEKAAPGTALTQHLAIGYWAADIFLKVLEQTGRDLTRERFLATANGSFTYENAGFGRIRYPKDHTEPNGCGALVKLEGGAFKVARNMKCFDNVPLK
- a CDS encoding alcohol dehydrogenase catalytic domain-containing protein, with translation MLMRAAVLTEFGAALEVREVEIADPGPGEVRVRIRASGVCGSDIKALDGKSPVVRRLPFVLGHESAGTVESVGAGVTGVRPGDHVIIAMNGACGRCRNCGAGRFHLCGGPARTAAIMGTMRDGTTRISVDGHDARTMIGIGSFAEYAVVNEPMCVKIAESAPSDTMCLLACGVITGVGAVLNVARVRPGSSVLVVGCGGVGLNVVQGAALAGATTIIAADVAESKLKLAEEFGATHAILSTDLPRQVGEIVKGGVDYAFDVTGVPEVLGSAFAATQPGGTTVMVGSPPQGRPLTIEPGLLFASRRLMGTQGGDAAPLRDLPMLAEQYMRGRLDLDRLVSERVPLEEVNEAIRHVREGTVARSVIVFD
- a CDS encoding ABC transporter ATP-binding protein, which gives rise to MSTALTVEAVSVSFGGVRALTDVSFEVPRGQVCGVIGPNGAGKTTLFDVISGLRRPTSGSVSVAGRDTTGVPAVRRARGGLRRTFQRTQVFGRLTVADNVLAAMEWRGGGGGLLADLTGLRTRRSLERERGRRVDEVLALCGLTELRDAYAAALPVGRRRLVELARALADSPSLLLLDEPTSGLDADQTGRLKEIIGALDTTVLLVEHDMGFVMNTCDRLVVLDLGKVIASGTPAEIGDDPVVRAAYLG